From the genome of Lotus japonicus ecotype B-129 chromosome 6, LjGifu_v1.2, one region includes:
- the LOC130722951 gene encoding probable sugar phosphate/phosphate translocator At3g17430, which produces MINKTLFLTYVYLFIYILLSSGVILYNKWVLSPKYFNFPLPISLTMIHMGFSGLVAFFLVRVFKVVTPVKMTFEIYATCVVPISAFFASSLWFGNTAYLHISVAFIQMLKALMPVATFIMAIMCGTDKARCDVFSNMLLVSVGVVISSYGEIHFNVVGTVYQVTGIFAEALRLVLTQVLLQKKGLSLNPITSLYYIAPCSFVFLFVPWCLLEKPVMEVSQIQFNFWIFFSNALCALALNFSIFLVIGRTGAVTIRVAGVLKDWILIALSTVIFPESAITGLNIIGYAIALCGVVMYNYIKVKDVRASQLPAESIPDRLTKDWKFEKKSSDIFVPDSVSENEGSSGGDGIASDINFDEEAPLISSSRLSHIGRTQLSK; this is translated from the exons ATGATCAACAAAACGCTTTTTCTCACTTATGTTTACTTGTTCATCTACATCTTGCTTTCTTCTGGAGTCATTTTGTACAACAAG TGGGTATTGTCTCCAAAATACTTCAACTTTCCCCTTCCTATATCGCTCACCATGATTCATATGGGATTTTCTGGGCTTGTGGCATTTTTCCTTGTCCGGGTGTTTAAG GTTGTAACTCCTGTCAAAATGACTTTTGAAAT ATATGCAACTTGTGTGGTACCAATAAGTGCTTTCTTTGCATCAAGTCTTTG GTTTGGCAACACTGCCTACTTGCACATCTCTGTGGCTTTTATCCAGATGCTCAAAGCTCTGA TGCCGGTAGCAACTTTCATTATGGCTATTATGTGCGGAACTGACAAAGCAAGGTGTGATGTGTTCTCGAACATGTTGCTGGTCAGTGTTGGGGTTGTCATTTCCTCCTATGGGGAAATTCATTTTAATGTAGTTGGTACAGTTTACCAGGTCACTGGCATCTTTGCAGAAGCTTTAAGACTGGTCTTAACACAAGttcttcttcagaagaaaggatTGTCTTTAAATCCTATTACAAGCTTATATTACATAGCTCCTTGCAG TTTTGTGTTTCTCTTTGTGCCCTGGTGCCTACTGGAGAAGCCTGTGATGGAAGTTTCACAGATTCAGTTCAATTTTTGGATCTTCTTTTCCAATGCTTTATGTGCTCTAGCATTGAATTTCTCCATTTTCTTAGTCATTGGTAGAACTGGTGCTGTAACCATCCGGGTTGCCGGTGTACTTAAAGACTGGATATTGATAGCTCTTTCGACAGTTATATTTCCAGAGTCTGCAATAACCGGGTTGAATATAATTGGTTATGCTATTG CACTGTGTGGAGTTGTGATGTACAATTACATTAAGGTTAAAGATGTCCGTGCCTCTCAATTGCCCGCTGAAAGTATTCCAGATCGGTTGACCAAG GACTGGAAATTCGAGAAGAAATCGTCTGATATTTTTGTGCCAGATAGCGTTAGTGAAAATGAGGGAAGTAGTGGAGGTGATGGTATAGCCTCTGATATAAACTTTGATGAAGAAGCACCATTGATTTCATCATCAAGGTTATCTCATATTGGGCGTACGCAGCTATCCAAGTGA
- the LOC130723783 gene encoding novel plant SNARE 12-like, translating into MATANLQMSPQVEQIHGEIRDHFRALANGFPRLDKIKDSNRQSKQLEELAEKMRECQRLIKDFDREIKDEEGRNPPEVSKQLNDEKQSMIREHNSYVALRKTYMNNLGNKKLELFDMGAGASEPIAEDNVQLASELSNQELINAGMKTMDETDQAIERSNQVVHQTIEMGTQTATTLNGQTEQMGRIINELDSLQFSIKKASQLVKEIGRKVATDTCIMLFLFLIVCGVAAIIVVKFVNPNNKDINDIPGLAPPAPTRRLLYVRTGENFD; encoded by the exons ATGGCCACCGCCAACTTGCAGATGAGCCCTCAGGTTGAGCAGATCCACGGCGAAATTCGTGATCACTTCCGCGCCCTCGC GAATGGTTTCCCGAGGTTGGATAAAATTAAAGATTCCAATAGACAAAGTAAGCAGCTCGAAGAACTCGCAGAGAAAATGAGGGAGTGCCAAAG GTTGATAAAAGATTTTGATCGTGAAATTAAAGATGAAGAGGGAAGAAATCCCCCAGAAGTGAGCAAGCAACTCAATGATGAAAAGCAATCAATG ATCAGGGAACATAACTCATATGTGGCATTGAGAAAAAC GTACATGAATAACCTTGGTAATAAGAAACTTGAActttttgacatgggagctggAGCAAGTGAGCCTATAGCTGAAGATAATGTTCAATTGGCATCAG AACTCTCAAATCAAGAACTTATCAATGCTGGGATGAAGACAATGGATGAGACTGATCAGGCTATTGAAAGATCTAACCAG GTTGTACATCAAACAATTGAAATGGGCACCCAAACTGCTACTACCTTGAATGGCCAA ACTGAACAGATGGGCCGTATCATTAATGAACTTGATTCACTTCAGTTTTCGATTAAGAAGGCCTCCCAGCTTGTGAAGGAGATTGGTAGAAAG GTAGCTACTGATACGTGCATCATGCTTTTTCTGTTCCTTATCGTCTGTGGTGTAGCTGCCATTATTGTTGTGAAG TTTGTGAATCCCAACAACAAAGATATTAACGATATCCCAGGACTGGCGCCTCCAGCTCCAACCAGGAGGCTTTTGTATGTAAGGACTGGAGAAAATTTTGATTAA
- the LOC130723497 gene encoding uncharacterized protein LOC130723497, giving the protein MDSQGLEKEIEELKLKEKQEIDTSAHSHDQLKITSFSEIVNDVSLHLQIIRFPKQIYVWIGYNSTKLGHMYAAAPTRPNNVVSVTSLLGGTSDNTGSGIARRLVLKTGLNIVMACSIPKNSPMIEIEAEKILIQKLISLGYTKSRVEGTSL; this is encoded by the exons aTGGATTCTCAAGGATTGGAGAAGGAAATTGAAGAattgaaactgaaggagaagcaGGAGATTGATACAAGTGCGCATTCACATGATCAATTGAAGATCACTTCCTTTTCTGAAATCGTCAATGATGTTAGCCTCCATCTTCAGATCATTCGCTTCCCCAAACAG ATATATGTGTGGATTGGTTACAACTCTACAAAATTGGGACACATGTATGCAGCAGCTCCTACTCGTCCT AACAACGTGGTGTCTGTAACTTCCTTACTTGGAGGGACATCTGATAATACAGGATCTGGCATTGCTCGTCGATTAG TGTTGAAGACTGGTCTCAATATAGTCATGGCTTGCAGTATTCCAAAAAACAGCCCTATGATTGAG ATAGAAGCTGAGAAGATATTGATACAGAAACTCATTAGTCTGGGCTATACGAAGTCAAGAGTTGAGGGAACATCTTTATAA
- the LOC130722432 gene encoding uncharacterized protein LOC130722432: protein MASSNSSSNERAGAEIVHGSENCYRHSIELIEELGFPTGVLPLQDLVECGRVRETGFVWMKQKAPIEHFFEGTKTLVSYAVEVTCYVEKFKMKKMSGIKSKQAFLWVPISEMSMDGPGAKKIVFKTPLGIGKSFPVTAFMTIEEKEKYLQGKKEEEIKENC from the coding sequence ATGGCTAgcagcaacagcagcagcaaTGAGCGTGCAGGGGCAGAGATAGTGCACGGTTCCGAGAACTGCTACCGCCACTCGATAGAGCTCATAGAAGAGCTTGGATTCCCCACAGGGGTCCTTCCATTACAGGACCTTGTGGAGTGTGGCAGAGTGAGGGAGACAGGATTTGTTTGGATGAAACAGAAAGCTCCAATTGAGCATTTCTTTGAAGGGACTAAAACTCTTGTGAGCTATGCAGTGGAGGTCACTTGCTACGTGGAGAAGttcaagatgaagaagatgagtgggATTAAGAGCAAGCAAGCGTTTCTCTGGGTGCCTATATCTGAGATGAGCATGGATGGTCCTGGAGCAAAGAAGATTGTGTTCAAGACTCCTTTGGGGATTGGTAAGTCTTTCCCTGTTACAGCATTCATGACCATTGAGGAGAAGGAGAAGTACTTGCAGGgtaagaaggaggaggagattaAAGAAAATTGTTGA
- the LOC130722431 gene encoding probable receptor-like protein kinase At5g18500, giving the protein MASDLNSGLSKKTFVLGLKVWVLMGIIVGLFIIIILAVLSICLSLRKKARRVGGNLPLSHILSVSEEIKEIRVDQVSSNNHQQYGAFMSLNDKFGDAVSEKVSIQTKNGDNSSQSGSFSHLEKDVYGTQSGEESGARSSSAYRSSHPITAPSPLTGLPEFSHLGWGHWFTLRDLELATNRFSKDNVIGEGGYGVVYRGQLINGNPVAIKKLLNNLGQAEKEFRVEVEAIGHVRHKNLVRLLGFCIEGTHRLLVYEYVNNGNLEQWLHGAMRQHGFLTWEARMKILLGTAKALAYLHEAIEPKVVHRDIKSSNILIDDDFNAKISDFGLAKLLGAGKSHITTRVMGTFGYVAPEYANSGLLNEKSDVYSYGVLLLEAITGRDPVDYSRPAAEVNLVDWLKMMVGCRRSEEVVDSNIETRPSTSALKRALLTALRCVDPDSEKRPKMSQVVRMLESEEYPIPREDRRRRKSQAGNKDLESQRETSDTEKSDNPDYKPNGRRD; this is encoded by the exons ATGGCATCTGATCTAAATTCAGGGCTGTCCAAGAAAACGTTTGTTTTGGGATTGAAAGTATGGGTATTGATGGGGATAATAGTTGGGTTGTTCATTATAATCATTCTTGCGGTGCTATCAATATGTCTTAGTTTAAGAAAGAAGGCCAGAAGAGTTGGTGGCAACCTTCCCCTTAGCCATATCTTATCTGTTTCAGAAGAGATCAAAGAAATTAGAGTTGATCAAGTCTCATCAAATAATCACCAGCAATATGGTGCTTTTATGAGTCTGAATGACAAATTTGGTGATGCGGTGTCTGAAAAGGTTTCGATCCAAACAAAGAACGGGGATAATAGTAGTCAATCAGGCTCATTTAGTCATTTAGAGAAAGATGTTTATGGCACTCAATCAGGTGAGGAGAGTGGTGCTAGGAGTTCTTCTGCTTACAGATCTTCACATCCAATAACTGCACCATCCCCTTTGACTGGTTTGCCGGAATTCTCTCACCTTGGCTGGGGCCACTGGTTTACATTAAGGGACCTGGAACTTGCAACCAACAGGTTTTCAAAAGACAATGTTATTGGTGAAGGGGGTTATGGAGTTGTTTATCGAGGTCAACTTATCAATGGGAATCCTGTGGCAATTAAGAAGCTCCTCAATAATTT AGGACAGGCTGAAAAGGAATTTAGGGTGGAAGTTGAAGCTATTGGTCATGTGCGGCATAAGAACTTGGTGCGACTTTTGGGCTTTTGCATTGAAGGTACTCACAG GTTGTTGGTTTATGAATATGTTAACAATGGCAATTTAGAGCAGTGGCTTCACGGAGCTATGCGACAGCATGGCTTTCTTACTTGGGAGGCTCGGATGAAAATTCTACTTGGAACAGCCAAAGC GCTGGCTTACTTGCACGAGGCAATTGAGCCAAAAGTGGTGCACCGAGATATTAAGTCGAGCAATATTCTAATTGATGATGACTTTAATGCCAAAATATCTGACTTTGGGCTGGCTAAGTTACTGGGTGCTGGAAAAAGTCATATTACAACTAGAGTAATGGGAACTTTTGG ATATGTAGCTCCAGAATATGCCAATTCTGGGTTGCTAAACGAGAAGAGCGACGTTTACAGCTATGGGGTATTGCTCCTTGAAGCAATTACGGGAAGAGATCCAGTGGACTATAGCCGACCTGCAGCTGAG GTAAATTTGGTTGACTGGCTTAAGATGATGGTGGGGTGTAGGCGATCGGAAGAGGTGGTGGACTCCAACATTGAGACTAGGCCATCAACAAGTGCCCTTAAACGAGCCCTTTTGACAGCTTTGAGGTGTGTTGATCCAGATTCTGAAAAAAGACCAAAGATGAGCCAAGTTGTCCGCATGCTTGAATCAGAGGAATATCCCATACCTCGAGAG GATCGAAGACGGCGTAAGAGTCAGGCAGGAAACAAAGATCTAGAGAGCCAGAGGGAGACTTCTGATACAGAGAAGAGTGATAATCCAGATTATAAGCCCAATGGCAGAAGGGACTAA